From Clostridiales bacterium:
AGATATAACAAATTGCATTATGAATAATTTACCAACCAGCAGAATAATATCACATACAGGTAATCCACGAATCAATATTTATGGTTTGAAGGGGAACGAATTTGCAAAGAACTATGTACCTGCTGATGCGCTTTCATTCTTGCCAGATCCGAGTTTTGAAGGTGCAAACGCATTAACGCAACTTACAGTTACTCAGACGGGGACATCTACGATTACAGTTGATAGCACCACCCCCCATAGTGGTACAAAATGCTTAAAGTTTAATAAACCTACTGCTGGGGATAGTTGTATGATTGCAGTAACACTGCCAGCTACGGTAATGGATAGAATATTTATGGATTTTTGGGCTAGTTATTCAATTACTAAAGGTTCAAACGCTTATGACCAGGGCCGCATAAAAATTATGTACTGCGATAAGGACGGCAACACAATTCAGCAATACGAAGATTATTTTAGTGGCACTTCATCATATGTAAATATGTGCAGTGCCTCTTTGCAAAATAGCAATGCCCCAAAGGGGACGCAGCAAGTTAAAATTTTTATAGATATTTACGGAGCAGGAATAGGCACTATGTATCTTGATGATCTGTATATAAATGTAACAAGATAGAAATAATCAAACTTTTCTGGAGTTACATTATGGACGAAATCTTAAGAAAGCAGGTGCAGAAGTAGATGAAAAAATTTACGCAAGAACAAGTGCAAAATTGTGTAACAAAATGCTATATAACACAAGACCAGGCTAATACAATTCTTGCTGTGATTTTTCTAATTTAACATGAAAATGGAAAGTACATAGAATTAAATTTATATAGTTCTATGTACTTTTTAAAAAGATTTCATTTAAATCTCTATTTTTAAATTTTCATTATGCCATTTAAATGGTTTGCCTAAAATAAATGGAACATATTTATTTATAATATACGATATTGGAGTTAGAATATTTAAAACTAATATTGTATACAGAATGCCATATATATCATTTGCTTGATTAACAACATGGGCCATATACAATAATTTGTTTAGCATGGTAAACCCAAAGCACACATGTAATGAAAAGAATGTTAATGTGTGCTTACCTAAATAATTTAAAATTTTAGATTTAACTAATAATTTTGATACTGCTATATAAGTGAAAATACCTATCAATGCAAGTTGCAAATTATATATATATAAATAAATATGACTAATGTTGACTAATTGAGAAGCGAAAATACTTCTATAAATGTGTGGCTTAAAATAAAGTAAGAGGGTTAATATAATTGAAGATAAAAATAGTATCGGCTTTAAAATATTTAAATATTTAGTTTTGCATTTTATTTCTCTAATTATATTTGCTATACCATAGAAAAAAATATACCACATTCCTGCATCTACTCCCCATGGCAAAGGATAAACGGTGCCTAATGTGTGTAACTTTATCACGCCAATATATCCAGATATTAATAAAAGTATAATGATTAAAAAATTGTTTTTAATATATTTTTTCAACAAATAATAAACAATTTCTACAGCAAATAGTGAAGGCAAAAACCAAAGAGGAACGTTGTAAAATATAAAATTTCTTTTAGCTAATATAAAAGATTTTAATATTGATAAAAAGTTTATTGAATTTTTATTTGGTCCAGACAAAGAAGTAAATATAAATATAATTATTGATATTAAAGAAAACCAGCAATATGGTATTAATAATGATTTTATCCTTGATTTTATAAAATCTAAAGTTTTAGGATATCTTGATAATGAAAATAAATATCCTGATATAAAAAAGAATAATGGCATGTGAAATGAAAAAATGTAAGTAAACAATCTTC
This genomic window contains:
- a CDS encoding acyltransferase family protein; translated protein: MENRIQWADVLKGIGIIFVILGHAPKSGRLFTYIFSFHMPLFFFISGYLFSLSRYPKTLDFIKSRIKSLLIPYCWFSLISIIIFIFTSLSGPNKNSINFLSILKSFILAKRNFIFYNVPLWFLPSLFAVEIVYYLLKKYIKNNFLIIILLLISGYIGVIKLHTLGTVYPLPWGVDAGMWYIFFYGIANIIREIKCKTKYLNILKPILFLSSIILTLLLYFKPHIYRSIFASQLVNISHIYLYIYNLQLALIGIFTYIAVSKLLVKSKILNYLGKHTLTFFSLHVCFGFTMLNKLLYMAHVVNQANDIYGILYTILVLNILTPISYIINKYVPFILGKPFKWHNENLKIEI